TGGTGAAACCCAGACGCCATATCTATGGTCGAGAAATAATGAGATCCATGTAATTTATCAATTTGATCGCTGATTAATGGTAACGGGTAATTGTCGGAACGAGTGTTGCTATTGAGCTCTCTATAATCAACAACCAACCGGTCTGAACCATCCTTTTTTTTCACTAATAAAATTGGGCTCGCATATGGAGATGAAGATTCGCAAATTATGTTTGCATCAAGCAGCTCCTGCACCTTACTATTCACAATGTCAGACTCAGCTGGGGATAATCGATATGGTCGTCTGTGTACAGTCTTGTTAGGGTCTATCAAATCGATTTTAAGTTCACCAGTAGTGACACGGGAGGATGGAAATTTCTGAATGAAATTAGTTGagtatttagttaatatttttatcaaCTGTTCCTTTTCATTGCCTATGAGATCTGTATCCACCATAGTCACATCAAAAGATTCTAATTTGGAAGTATTGTTTACGACTTTGGGTTTTGAAAAGGTCAAACTATCCTTTGTAATGTTAACAGAAATTCCCTCCTCCAAAATGTCACGACCTAGTAAAACTTCGTCAGTCAAGTATTTGTCAGGTAAAATATGATAGGCAACATCGAATTGAGAGTCTTGCACAACAGTCGGGCATTTGATTTGTGATGGACAAACGACTTTATTAGGACCAATACCCGTCAAAACTATTTGCTCGTTAAACCTCTCCCCTTTAATAAGATCGCTGCAGCTCTTTCTTAAAAGGCTGCATTCTGAACCTGAGTCAAATAAAAAAGGCAATTGAACATTACTTATCTGTAACACACCTCGCGATGACCTCGAACACAGGTTCACATGTTTGCTGCTGGTGCTGGTATTGGCCGCTGCATCATCCTTCTTCTTCCAGCGCAGCGGACACGTGGATGCAAGATGTCCCGGGTCGTTGCACACATAGCAGGTTCCAGTGGATTTTGAAGGGTTCGTACTTTCTGTTTTGGCGAAAGTAGATTGGTTTTTAGCGATCAGACGTTGTTTGTCCCTGCAATCCTGACCGCGGTGGCCAATCCTCCCGCAAAAGTGGCATACCCCACGGAACGTTGTCGATGTACGTTGTTTTTTGGCTTCGTATTCAGAAGAAGATGATTCTTCAAGTCTTCGTTTCAAGGTGAAACTTCGAAGAGTGCGAAACAGTTGATTTTTGCTATTTATAACCACCGAATTAAGTTCTCGGCGGATTTTGTCATCACACTGGGATAGGACGGAGATAGCAAAACCTGTCATGACGTTTTCTGGTAGATTTGCATCAGGAATCTTCTCCATAAGCTGCCACAGTCGCATACCCGACTCAGCTGGTCCTTCTTTTTCGTTAATtcgaaattttattatttgatcgAAGTGATCCTGCATCATCATCGGTTTTGAAAATGTTGATATTAACATTTCCTTTATGGTGCTCCAGGAAACCTTGTCCGGTTGTATCTTGGTAAGGCACGTCGCAGCTCGGCCCTTAAGAGAGTGTGTAAGGGCCAAAATCAAGTCAACTCCTTCTAGTCCTTTTTTCGATGACCATTTCACTTAACGAACACCAGTTTTCGATATCAGCATCTGTTGTATCCGGATCGAAAGGCAGTAACTTTGGCCGTGTACCAACCGATGGAACTGCAGTCAAATTGTCGGCAATTTTTTTAAGAATCACTTCAATACCAGATGAAAACATGTCCGGCACTTCTGATGTACTTATAatatcccgtcgtttttgcatcggtaATCAAGTAGCTACATCTTTTGCAAATAAtgaacatttttcttttcacttGCCTCGTATGCTTAGGGATCTAtagtgtttattttgtttttccaTGTTCGGAAACGCTATCGGAAATAGGTATAAGTGTTATGTTTTATATTCAAAAGGAAATCAGGAGGtcatttacattacatttaaaaattcaataaaaaatcaaCATCATATAATATTTCAAACCACGCTCTGATTTCGTCGTCCGTTCCAAAAGTTTCAAAAAGGTCgtttatttgtttttactaCTAAACAAGTTTTATTTCTAAACAATACAGCTCCCAAGGGTTCTccgaaaaataatttaaatgtgAACTTCGAGATCTCAAAAATATCCTTTACAGAATTATAAAATTCACTTGAGTTGCTACAAAGAAAATCTTTCAAAGTACTTAGCGGACCACTTGGCTTGGGCTTGTTTTTTCTTTCTACCATTATTCCTAATGGAAGGAGATTTTGATTTTCATTTTCACTGCTTTAGGAAGTCTCGATTGAGAGGTAaatctaatatttatatatcTCGGAGTTTTCTACGCGGAAAATGAGTCTTGGCCTTTAAAAGAACACTCAGGAATGGTTCAGTTGAACAAGGGGCATTATCTCTTGAGGGCATTTTTACACGGTTCAGAATCTCTGCGAAAGCCGGaggttttattattgttttgatTGAAAACACTCAAAGTAGGTCAAAACAGCGAAGGATGTACgtaattattattatggttTTGAAGTATGCGGTCATCTATTGGATCTTATTGCTACTTAAAGTTTTGAAGATAATAAAGCCTtctaaatttgaaatatctTCCTTGAAAACTTAGAATAGATGTTTCAGTATCTCTCGTAGACAATGAATACATATTTGTGATTCCTTGTAATGTAATTAGAGAAGTACCTAACTAATATAATGTATGTAGATAGATTACATTTTTCTAGTTTGTAAAATTACGGGAATCACGGGAAATACTTCAGACAgctttgttaatttatttattaacatataaactaaaataatgcaCACTTTAACATCCTTATCCTTATCCGCAGCGTGGGGTTCAAGTTACAGCGCTCCAGGTTTCgtcaaaataaaacatgttCATTACACACATAACATCCGACACGCATCGTCAAACTCCAAACTTACATTAAAACACACACATCTAATAATAACCCTGTATTCTAATTCGGCCAGTACCCGGAACAAACATTCCCAAGTAAAATACCTGCTACGTTCCGGGGCTGTAGTTATAACCAACAATATACCCAATATAATTTTGTACGTTGGACAAGGTAGGAACCCGATCTGTGATCACAACCACTATCTCGCAAAGCCCTATCTTTGTAAATATCATGAGATGTCGTAAAGATTCCCTAGTAAATACGTCACAAGACTGATTTTCCCAATGTCCATGACCACAGTATTGCCGCGCAGTTATAATAACGTCAATAAAGAAAGATGAACGACACTTCGGGGTATCGTAAAAGAACGTGAAATATTCTCCAAAAAGTCTGATAACGATGTCTTTTAGCCATTTAATGTAATAAATTCGTTGTCtggaaagataaaataataaaatgattgATATTGAATGAAGGCGCAAGGAATTACGGTTTCAGCTAATAAATACTAGGACTGAGGAGCGATTTGACACATCCGTATCAGTGCGAAGGCAGAGCCCCTTTGTGAACATCCATCAAATTGTGACAAAGTAGGACGAAGGCACGGGCGGGAAAGGGCGGAGTGGCAAAGAGTGGGAAAAAGTTGCCCTTTTTGCGGTTTTCCCTGGCCCTTTGTGCAgcgaataatttataattaaatttgagTTGTAGGTTtgtgtatatgtcgcagggaaatggccaaaacagagatttgatcaaatctctaagggatatgatcaaatcacgcaggatgtcaaaatggcgaatccattttatgatttctctagaaaatttcagtcatttgactaaatctctgactctgtttagtgaaatcacaaaatcggccaacaGACACGACaagttttgtcatttcactagatttgtttagggatttgataaaatctctgaaccacgacagtaagttgacgaaacgagcttataaagtcaactagttttatcatttcgctaaaaCTAGTTGGTACACATCAGGTACACAATAAAAGAAAACAGTTATGGagtatattaaataggtacagtcaccggcataaataagtgatgatttctgtaccttgtcgcttttaatcatttgacaacttcgtataacatttcaaacaagatgttaatttGACAAGGAACTTAAATCATCACTAAaatatgccggtgactgtacaacgTAGAGTAATTTAATAATGTTGGGATTTGGGTGGGTTGTACTTTTCTATTTTTGTAACATATTGTTGTGTCCAAATTAAAAGTGCCTACACATTGGACTACAAATTGGACTTTAATGTGTTTTGAAC
Above is a window of Leguminivora glycinivorella isolate SPB_JAAS2020 chromosome 19, LegGlyc_1.1, whole genome shotgun sequence DNA encoding:
- the LOC125236811 gene encoding uncharacterized protein LOC125236811, with amino-acid sequence MLISTFSKPMMMQDHFDQIIKFRINEKEGPAESGMRLWQLMEKIPDANLPENVMTGFAISVLSQCDDKIRRELNSVVINSKNQLFRTLRSFTLKRRLEESSSSEYEAKKQRTSTTFRGVCHFCGRIGHRGQDCRDKQRLIAKNQSTFAKTESTNPSKSTGTCYVCNDPGHLASTCPLRWKKKDDAAANTSTSSKHVNLCSRSSRDQ